Proteins encoded by one window of Streptomyces sp. NBC_01571:
- a CDS encoding LacI family DNA-binding transcriptional regulator, with amino-acid sequence MAGHGARGRSGGRPTLEEVAARAGVGRGTVSRVINGSPRVSDTTRAAVEAAVAELGYVPNTAARALAANRTDAIALVVPEPETRFFAEPYFSDMLRGVGAELSDTEMQLLLIFAGSDRERQRLAQYLAAHRVDGVLLVSVHADDPLPDLLSQLEIPAVISGRRSADETLPSVDSDNYGGGRLAVEHLVARGRRRIVHLAGRLDVFGAQRRVDGYREGLRAAGRPVDDDLIVAGDFTEEGGRRAMTELLARCPDLDAVFAGSDVMAAGARQVLREAGRRIPDDVALVGYDDSAIARHMDPPLTSVRQPIEEMGRAMIDLLLGEIADRRPAVSRELEKRQVVLPTELVARASS; translated from the coding sequence ATGGCAGGCCACGGAGCGCGGGGCCGGAGCGGCGGGCGGCCGACCCTCGAGGAGGTCGCCGCGCGCGCCGGTGTGGGCCGCGGCACGGTGTCCCGGGTGATCAACGGTTCCCCGCGGGTCAGCGACACGACCCGTGCCGCGGTCGAGGCCGCGGTGGCGGAGCTCGGTTATGTCCCGAACACGGCGGCACGCGCCCTCGCCGCCAACCGCACGGACGCGATCGCGCTCGTCGTCCCCGAGCCGGAGACCCGGTTCTTCGCGGAACCGTACTTCTCGGACATGCTCCGGGGCGTCGGTGCGGAGCTCTCCGACACCGAGATGCAGCTGCTGCTGATCTTCGCGGGCAGCGACCGGGAGCGGCAGCGCCTGGCCCAGTACCTGGCGGCGCACCGAGTGGACGGTGTCCTGCTGGTCTCGGTGCACGCGGACGACCCGCTGCCCGACCTGCTCTCCCAGCTGGAGATCCCGGCGGTGATCAGCGGCCGGCGCTCGGCGGACGAGACGCTGCCGTCCGTGGACTCCGACAACTACGGCGGGGGGCGCCTCGCCGTCGAGCACCTGGTCGCCCGGGGGCGCCGCAGGATCGTCCACCTCGCGGGCCGCCTCGACGTCTTCGGTGCCCAGCGTCGTGTCGACGGCTACCGCGAGGGTCTGCGTGCCGCGGGCCGTCCGGTGGACGACGACCTCATCGTCGCCGGCGACTTCACGGAGGAGGGCGGGCGGCGGGCGATGACCGAACTGCTGGCCCGCTGCCCCGATCTGGACGCCGTCTTCGCGGGCTCGGACGTGATGGCGGCCGGCGCCCGCCAGGTCCTGCGCGAGGCGGGCCGTCGTATACCGGACGACGTGGCCCTCGTCGGGTACGACGACTCCGCCATCGCCCGCCACATGGATCCGCCCCTGACGAGCGTGCGCCAGCCGATAGAGGAGATGGGCCGGGCGATGATCGACCTGCTGCTCGGGGAGATCGCGGACCGTCGCCCGGCGGTGTCACGGGAGCTGGAGAAGCGTCAGGTCGTGCTGCCCACCGAGCTGGTGGCGCGGGCGTCGTCCTGA
- the orn gene encoding oligoribonuclease: MNDRMVWIDCEMTGLSLSEDALIEVAALVTDSELNVLGEGVDIVIRPPDAALETMPDVVRQMHTASGLLSELADGTTLADAEEQVLSYVREHVKEPGKAPLCGNSVGTDRGFLLRDMATLEGYLHYRIVDVSSVKELARRWYPRAYFNSPDKNGNHRALADIRESIAELRYYREAIFVPQPGPDSETARTIAAKHVLPVE, translated from the coding sequence ATGAACGATCGCATGGTGTGGATCGACTGCGAGATGACCGGGCTCTCGCTGTCGGAGGACGCACTCATCGAGGTGGCCGCGCTGGTCACCGACTCGGAGCTGAACGTGCTCGGCGAAGGGGTGGACATCGTGATCCGCCCGCCGGACGCGGCCCTGGAGACGATGCCGGACGTGGTGCGCCAGATGCACACGGCCTCCGGCCTCCTCTCCGAACTCGCCGACGGCACCACCCTGGCCGACGCCGAGGAACAGGTCCTCTCCTACGTGCGTGAGCACGTCAAGGAGCCGGGCAAGGCCCCGCTGTGCGGGAACTCGGTCGGCACGGACCGGGGTTTCCTGCTCCGCGACATGGCCACGCTGGAGGGCTATCTCCACTACCGCATCGTGGACGTCTCCTCCGTCAAGGAGCTGGCCCGCCGCTGGTACCCGCGGGCGTACTTCAACAGCCCGGACAAGAACGGCAACCACCGCGCCCTCGCCGACATCCGCGAATCCATCGCCGAACTCCGCTACTACCGCGAGGCGATCTTCGTCCCGCAGCCCGGCCCCGACTCGGAGACCGCCCGCACCATCGCGGCGAAGCACGTACTGCCCGTGGAATGA
- a CDS encoding carbohydrate ABC transporter permease — protein sequence MTSSKQALAHPATSADAAPGSQPGAARGARGRGTPPPDPGSWRSRLYRWDMKASPYAFIAPFFVIFGAFGLVPLLYTAWYSLHNVQLSGLDHQTWAGLDNYKNLLSSEFFWNALENTFTIGVISTVPQLVMALGIAHLLNYRLRGSTVWRVVMLTPYATSVAAATLVFTLLYSWDGGMINWLLHFVGVHPINWRESDWGSQFAVSSIVIWRWTGYNALIYLAAMQAIPTDLYESAALDGAGRWQQFRHVTVPMLRPTILFTVVVSTIGATQLFGEPLLFGGVSGSKGGSAHQYQTLGLYMYDQGWGIGNLGKASAIAWTMFLILLIVAAINLLVTRRLRKSQ from the coding sequence GTGACCAGCTCCAAGCAGGCTCTCGCGCATCCCGCGACGAGCGCCGACGCCGCGCCCGGCTCTCAGCCGGGCGCGGCCCGGGGCGCTCGGGGTCGCGGTACGCCGCCGCCGGACCCGGGTTCCTGGCGCAGCCGGCTGTACCGCTGGGACATGAAGGCGTCGCCCTACGCGTTCATCGCCCCCTTCTTCGTCATCTTCGGGGCCTTCGGGCTCGTGCCGCTCCTGTACACGGCCTGGTACTCGCTGCACAACGTGCAGCTGTCCGGCCTGGACCACCAGACCTGGGCCGGCCTGGACAACTACAAGAACCTGCTGTCCTCGGAGTTCTTCTGGAACGCCCTGGAGAACACCTTCACCATCGGTGTGATCTCCACGGTGCCGCAGCTGGTCATGGCGCTCGGGATCGCCCACCTGCTCAACTACCGGCTGCGCGGCTCGACCGTGTGGCGGGTCGTGATGCTCACCCCGTACGCCACCTCGGTGGCGGCGGCGACGCTGGTCTTCACGCTGCTGTACTCGTGGGACGGCGGCATGATCAACTGGCTGCTGCACTTCGTCGGGGTCCACCCGATCAACTGGCGCGAGTCGGACTGGGGTTCGCAGTTCGCCGTCTCCTCGATCGTGATCTGGAGGTGGACCGGCTACAACGCGCTGATCTACCTCGCGGCGATGCAGGCGATCCCCACCGACCTGTACGAGTCGGCGGCTCTCGACGGCGCGGGCCGCTGGCAGCAGTTCCGCCACGTGACGGTCCCGATGCTGCGGCCGACGATCCTGTTCACCGTGGTCGTCTCCACCATCGGCGCGACGCAACTCTTCGGTGAACCGCTCCTGTTCGGCGGGGTCAGCGGCTCGAAGGGCGGCTCCGCGCACCAGTACCAGACGCTCGGCCTGTACATGTACGACCAGGGCTGGGGCATCGGCAACCTCGGCAAGGCGTCAGCGATCGCATGGACGATGTTCCTGATCCTGCTGATCGTCGCCGCGATCAACCTGCTGGTCACCCGACGGCTGAGGAAATCCCAATGA
- a CDS encoding GH1 family beta-glucosidase, with product MPEPASPVSFPPAFLWGAATSAYQIEGAVREDGRTPSIWDTFSHTPGKTAGGETGDIAVDHYHRFRDDVALMAELGLSAYRFSVSWSRVQPTGRGPAVQRGLDFYRNLVDELLAHDIKPAITLYHWDLPQELEDAGGWPERDTALRFADYAQIVGEALGDRVEQWITLNEPWCSAFLGYGSGVHAPGRTDAAASLKAAHHLNLAHGLGAKALRSVMPARNSVAVSLNSSVVRPLSQSPADLAAVRRIDNLANGVFHGPMLHGAYPEGLFEETSAITDWSYVLDGDLAVIKQPLDALGLNYYTPTLVSAADATASGPRADGHGASAYTPWPGADDVMFHQTPGERTEMGWTIDPTGLHDLITRYTREAPGLPLYITENGAAYDDKPDPEGRVHDPERIAYLHGHLSAVRRAIADGADVRGYYLWSLMDNFEWAYGYGKRFGAVYVDYATLARTPKSSARWYSRAARTGTLPPVTDAAE from the coding sequence ATGCCTGAACCCGCATCGCCCGTGTCCTTTCCCCCCGCGTTCCTCTGGGGCGCGGCGACCTCCGCGTACCAGATCGAGGGGGCGGTACGGGAGGACGGCCGCACGCCCTCCATCTGGGACACCTTCAGTCACACGCCCGGAAAGACGGCCGGCGGCGAGACCGGTGACATCGCTGTCGACCACTACCACCGCTTCCGCGACGACGTGGCCCTGATGGCGGAGCTGGGCCTGTCCGCGTACCGCTTCTCGGTCTCCTGGTCCCGGGTGCAGCCGACGGGGCGCGGACCGGCGGTCCAGCGGGGTCTGGACTTCTACCGCAACCTGGTCGACGAGCTGCTGGCCCACGACATCAAGCCGGCCATCACCCTCTACCACTGGGACCTCCCCCAGGAGCTGGAGGACGCGGGCGGCTGGCCCGAGCGCGACACGGCGCTGCGCTTCGCCGACTACGCCCAGATCGTGGGCGAGGCGCTCGGCGACCGGGTGGAGCAGTGGATCACCCTGAACGAGCCGTGGTGCAGCGCGTTCCTGGGCTACGGCTCCGGCGTGCACGCGCCGGGCCGCACGGACGCGGCGGCGTCGCTGAAGGCCGCCCATCACCTCAACCTGGCGCACGGCCTGGGCGCGAAGGCGCTGAGGTCGGTGATGCCGGCCCGCAACTCGGTCGCGGTGAGCCTCAACTCCTCCGTCGTCAGGCCGCTTTCGCAGAGCCCCGCGGATCTCGCGGCGGTCCGGCGCATCGACAACCTGGCCAACGGTGTCTTCCACGGCCCGATGCTGCACGGCGCCTACCCGGAGGGCCTGTTCGAGGAGACGTCCGCGATCACGGACTGGTCGTACGTCCTGGACGGCGACCTGGCGGTGATCAAGCAGCCGCTCGACGCGCTGGGGCTGAACTACTACACCCCGACGCTGGTGTCGGCGGCGGACGCGACCGCGTCCGGTCCCCGGGCGGACGGTCACGGGGCGAGCGCGTACACGCCGTGGCCGGGCGCCGACGACGTGATGTTCCACCAGACTCCGGGCGAACGGACGGAGATGGGCTGGACGATCGACCCGACGGGCCTGCACGACCTGATCACGCGCTACACGCGGGAGGCGCCCGGTCTGCCGCTGTACATCACCGAGAACGGCGCCGCGTACGACGACAAGCCGGACCCGGAGGGGCGTGTCCACGACCCCGAGCGCATCGCCTACCTGCACGGCCACCTGTCGGCGGTCCGCCGCGCCATCGCCGACGGCGCGGACGTCCGCGGGTACTACCTCTGGTCCCTGATGGACAACTTCGAGTGGGCGTACGGCTACGGCAAGCGCTTCGGCGCGGTGTACGTCGACTACGCGACCCTGGCCCGTACGCCGAAGTCGAGCGCCCGCTGGTACAGCCGGGCGGCCCGGACGGGGACGCTGCCTCCGGTGACGGACGCGGCCGAGTAG
- a CDS encoding serine/threonine protein kinase: MVLHPLLGVDEVPAVEPYLGRVGEVFRTFREQDSGCVSYGVRLLDGGRWFLKEAVTDHGRRSLERGWAFHRSVRHRAIVPQVHRIALQDGGWAVVMPWREGEVLYPAEVDGVRDRTDPASAMARFRALPADAVLRAFDRVLDAHLAVEAAGQVAVDFYDGALLYDFDRDVAHLVDLDEYRPGPFVVEDERLPGSRRFMAPEEWVRGAVIDTRTTVFTLGRAARLLLDAGDEERAWRGTPAQQTVIVRATRTDPGERFENVHRFAEAWRAADTAPVA, translated from the coding sequence ATGGTCCTGCATCCCTTGCTGGGAGTCGATGAAGTGCCCGCCGTGGAGCCCTATCTGGGCCGGGTGGGCGAGGTGTTCCGGACGTTCCGCGAGCAGGACTCGGGGTGCGTGTCGTACGGGGTGAGACTGCTCGACGGCGGCCGGTGGTTCCTCAAGGAGGCGGTCACGGATCACGGCCGGCGCTCGCTGGAGCGCGGCTGGGCCTTCCACCGGTCGGTTCGGCACCGGGCGATCGTCCCGCAGGTGCACCGCATCGCCCTGCAGGACGGCGGCTGGGCGGTGGTGATGCCCTGGCGGGAGGGCGAGGTGCTCTACCCCGCGGAGGTGGACGGGGTGCGCGACCGTACGGACCCGGCCAGTGCGATGGCACGCTTCCGGGCCCTGCCGGCCGACGCGGTCCTGCGCGCCTTCGACCGGGTCCTGGACGCCCACCTCGCGGTGGAGGCCGCCGGCCAGGTCGCCGTGGACTTCTACGACGGTGCGCTGCTGTACGACTTCGACCGCGACGTCGCCCATCTGGTCGACCTCGACGAGTACCGGCCGGGTCCGTTCGTGGTCGAGGACGAACGACTGCCGGGCTCCCGGCGGTTCATGGCTCCCGAGGAGTGGGTGCGCGGGGCGGTGATCGACACCCGGACGACCGTGTTCACGCTGGGCCGTGCCGCCCGGCTCCTGCTGGACGCGGGCGACGAGGAGCGCGCCTGGCGGGGCACTCCGGCCCAGCAGACGGTCATCGTCCGTGCCACCCGGACCGATCCCGGGGAGCGCTTCGAGAACGTCCACCGTTTCGCCGAGGCGTGGCGGGCGGCCGACACCGCGCCGGTCGCCTGA
- a CDS encoding ABC transporter substrate-binding protein yields MRTSTRRSRRLGALAAVAALTTGLLAGCANDSNDGSSASGDGGGGGKGKTTLTIGTFGVFGYKQAGLYDEYMKLHPDISIKENVTTRTDVYWPKTLTRLQAGSGTDDIQAIEVGNITEAVQTQADKFVDLGKEVDKSQWLDWKTAQATTKDGKTIGLGTDIGPMAICYRKDLFEKAGLETDRTKLAAQWKGDWAKYVDLGKQYMKKAPSGTKFVDSASSVYNAALGGESERYYDKDGNVIWDKSTGVKKSWNAAMTVATSNMSAKLKQFDPTWDQGFAKGSFATVACPAWMMGYIQEKSGDAGKGKWDVAAAPTAANWGGSFIGVPTAGKHQKEAIALAKWLTAPEQQAKVFAKQASFPSTPAAYDSLKPAAATTSYFSDAPITQIFADSAKTIPVQNFGTKDQPIGTAITDVGILQVEQKGKSPDQGWNAAKAEIKDVLGQ; encoded by the coding sequence ATGCGCACGAGTACCCGCCGGTCCCGCAGGCTGGGGGCCCTCGCGGCCGTCGCCGCGCTGACCACAGGGCTGCTGGCCGGCTGCGCCAACGACTCGAACGACGGCTCGTCGGCCTCGGGCGACGGCGGTGGTGGCGGCAAGGGCAAGACCACGCTGACCATCGGTACCTTCGGCGTCTTCGGCTACAAGCAGGCCGGTCTCTACGACGAGTACATGAAGCTGCACCCGGACATCTCGATCAAGGAGAACGTCACCACCCGCACCGACGTGTACTGGCCCAAGACGCTCACCCGTCTCCAGGCCGGCTCCGGCACCGACGACATCCAGGCGATAGAGGTCGGCAACATCACCGAGGCCGTCCAGACCCAGGCCGACAAGTTCGTCGACCTCGGCAAGGAGGTCGACAAGTCGCAGTGGCTGGACTGGAAGACCGCCCAGGCCACCACCAAGGACGGCAAGACCATCGGGCTCGGTACGGACATCGGCCCGATGGCGATCTGCTACCGCAAGGACCTCTTCGAGAAGGCCGGTCTGGAGACCGACCGCACCAAGCTCGCCGCGCAGTGGAAGGGCGACTGGGCCAAGTACGTCGACCTCGGCAAGCAGTACATGAAGAAGGCGCCGAGCGGCACCAAGTTCGTGGACTCCGCCTCCTCGGTCTACAACGCGGCGCTCGGGGGCGAGAGCGAGCGGTACTACGACAAGGACGGCAACGTCATCTGGGACAAGTCCACGGGCGTGAAGAAGTCCTGGAACGCCGCGATGACGGTGGCGACCAGCAACATGTCGGCGAAGCTGAAGCAGTTCGACCCGACGTGGGACCAGGGCTTCGCCAAGGGTTCGTTCGCGACGGTGGCCTGCCCCGCCTGGATGATGGGCTACATCCAGGAGAAGTCCGGTGACGCCGGCAAGGGCAAGTGGGACGTGGCGGCAGCGCCGACCGCGGCCAACTGGGGCGGTTCGTTCATCGGTGTCCCGACGGCGGGCAAGCACCAGAAGGAGGCCATCGCGCTGGCCAAGTGGCTGACCGCGCCGGAGCAGCAGGCGAAGGTCTTCGCCAAGCAGGCCAGCTTCCCGTCGACGCCCGCGGCCTACGACAGCCTGAAGCCGGCAGCGGCGACGACGTCGTACTTCTCGGACGCGCCGATCACGCAGATCTTCGCCGACTCGGCGAAGACCATCCCCGTCCAGAACTTCGGCACCAAGGACCAGCCGATCGGCACCGCGATCACCGACGTCGGCATCCTCCAGGTCGAGCAGAAGGGCAAGTCCCCCGACCAGGGCTGGAACGCGGCGAAGGCTGAGATCAAGGACGTGCTCGGCCAGTGA
- a CDS encoding cellulose binding domain-containing protein, with the protein MSSTHRRKVSGRNKAIGGVVAAALVGGGAFLFSGTALAAGVGAAYTKTSDWSTGYTAQYVITNDTGQAKSDWTLEFDLPSGTRLGSLWNGEAGVSGSHVTVKPPSWDKDGLAAGESVTVGFVVNGTADPKSCVIDGAKCSVDDGATPEPSGRPTRSATPTTTPKPTPTASRSTTPTTPASTPATPTPSPSASTGSGTITGAGFAPYVDTSLYPAFDLVGSATATGVKNYNLAFITDGGGCTPKWGGVSDLASDAVAAQIGALRAKGGDVRVSFGGASGSELATTCSSADALATAYGKAVDAYKLTKVDFDVEGGALPNTTANTNRAKAIAKLQQQHPGLDVSFTLPVMPEGLTQDGVNLLTDARSNGVKISAVNIMAMDYGPAYSGDMGTYAEQAATATQAQVKSVLGLSDSAAWKTVAVTPMIGVNDVASEIFKVDDAAQLVAFARSKGLGWLSMWSASRDKQCPGGAKNSADATCSSVVQGAGAFSKALGAYK; encoded by the coding sequence ATGAGCAGTACGCACCGGCGCAAGGTCAGTGGCAGGAACAAGGCGATAGGCGGCGTCGTCGCGGCTGCCTTGGTCGGCGGCGGCGCCTTCCTGTTCTCCGGCACCGCGCTCGCCGCCGGTGTCGGCGCCGCGTACACCAAGACCAGTGACTGGTCGACGGGTTACACCGCGCAGTACGTCATCACGAACGACACCGGCCAGGCGAAGAGCGACTGGACACTGGAGTTCGACCTGCCCTCCGGCACCCGGCTCGGCTCGCTGTGGAACGGCGAGGCCGGCGTGAGCGGAAGCCACGTCACGGTGAAGCCCCCGTCCTGGGACAAGGACGGCCTGGCGGCCGGCGAGTCGGTCACCGTCGGCTTCGTCGTGAACGGCACCGCGGACCCGAAGAGCTGTGTCATCGACGGCGCCAAGTGCTCGGTGGACGACGGCGCGACCCCGGAACCGAGCGGTCGCCCCACGCGGTCGGCCACCCCCACGACCACGCCGAAGCCCACCCCGACCGCCTCCCGCAGCACCACCCCGACCACCCCGGCTTCCACCCCGGCCACCCCCACGCCCTCCCCCTCGGCGAGCACCGGCAGCGGCACCATCACCGGCGCGGGCTTCGCGCCCTACGTCGACACCTCCCTCTACCCGGCCTTCGACCTGGTCGGCAGCGCGACGGCCACCGGGGTCAAGAACTACAACCTCGCCTTCATCACCGACGGCGGCGGCTGTACGCCCAAGTGGGGTGGGGTGAGCGACCTCGCCAGTGACGCGGTGGCCGCGCAGATCGGCGCGCTGCGGGCGAAGGGCGGCGACGTCCGCGTCTCCTTCGGCGGCGCCTCCGGCTCGGAGCTGGCGACGACCTGTTCGTCGGCGGACGCGCTGGCGACGGCGTACGGGAAGGCCGTCGACGCGTACAAGCTGACGAAGGTCGACTTCGACGTCGAGGGCGGCGCGCTGCCGAACACCACGGCGAACACGAATCGCGCGAAGGCCATCGCGAAGCTCCAGCAGCAGCACCCGGGCCTGGACGTGTCCTTCACGCTCCCCGTCATGCCCGAGGGCCTCACCCAGGACGGCGTGAACCTCCTGACCGACGCCAGGTCGAACGGCGTGAAGATCTCCGCCGTCAACATCATGGCGATGGACTACGGCCCCGCGTACAGCGGTGACATGGGCACCTACGCCGAGCAGGCCGCCACCGCCACGCAGGCCCAGGTCAAGAGCGTCCTCGGACTCTCCGACAGCGCGGCCTGGAAGACCGTGGCCGTCACCCCGATGATCGGCGTCAACGACGTGGCGTCCGAGATCTTCAAGGTCGACGACGCCGCCCAGCTGGTGGCGTTCGCCAGGTCCAAGGGGCTCGGCTGGCTCTCCATGTGGTCCGCGAGCCGCGACAAGCAGTGCCCGGGCGGCGCCAAGAACTCCGCGGACGCGACGTGCAGCTCGGTCGTCCAGGGCGCGGGGGCGTTCTCGAAGGCCCTCGGCGCCTACAAGTAG
- a CDS encoding carbohydrate ABC transporter permease, giving the protein MTTTELTVPQPAAQDSRDDRGPGRRRVLGAGKQLHAGPVTYVVLAVFALVSLAPLVWTAIAASRNNERLAQTPPPLWFGGNLFKNLQAAWEQAGLGTAMLNSTIVAGTITVGTVVFSTLAGFAFAKLRFRFSSTLLLLTIGTMMIPPQLAVVPLYLWMSDLGWSNQLQTVILPTLVSAFGTFFMRQYLVQALPTELIEAARVDGASSLRVVWHVVFPAARPAMAVLGLLTFVMAWNDFLWPIIALNQQNPTVQVALNSLGTGYVPDQAVIMAGALLGTLPLLIAFLLFGKQIVGGIMQGAIKG; this is encoded by the coding sequence ATGACCACCACTGAACTGACTGTCCCCCAGCCGGCGGCGCAGGACTCCCGGGACGACCGGGGCCCCGGACGCCGCCGGGTGCTGGGCGCGGGCAAGCAGCTGCACGCGGGGCCGGTCACCTATGTCGTCCTGGCCGTCTTCGCGCTGGTCTCGCTGGCTCCGCTGGTCTGGACGGCCATCGCGGCCTCCCGCAACAACGAGCGGCTTGCGCAGACACCGCCGCCGCTGTGGTTCGGCGGCAACCTGTTCAAGAACCTCCAGGCCGCGTGGGAACAGGCCGGGCTCGGCACCGCGATGCTCAACTCCACGATCGTCGCCGGGACCATCACCGTCGGTACGGTCGTCTTCTCCACGCTCGCCGGGTTCGCCTTCGCCAAGCTGCGGTTCAGGTTCTCCAGCACCCTGCTGCTGCTGACCATCGGCACGATGATGATCCCGCCGCAGCTGGCCGTCGTACCGCTGTACCTGTGGATGAGCGACCTCGGCTGGTCCAACCAGTTGCAGACGGTCATCCTGCCCACCCTGGTGAGTGCCTTCGGCACGTTCTTCATGCGGCAGTACCTGGTCCAGGCGCTGCCCACCGAGCTGATCGAGGCGGCGCGGGTCGACGGCGCGAGCAGTCTGCGGGTCGTCTGGCACGTCGTCTTCCCGGCGGCGCGGCCGGCGATGGCGGTCCTCGGTCTGCTGACCTTCGTGATGGCCTGGAACGACTTCCTGTGGCCGATCATCGCCCTCAACCAGCAGAACCCCACCGTGCAGGTCGCCCTCAACTCGCTGGGCACCGGTTACGTACCCGACCAGGCCGTGATCATGGCGGGCGCGCTGCTCGGCACGCTGCCGCTGCTCATCGCCTTCCTGCTGTTCGGAAAGCAGATCGTGGGCGGCATCATGCAGGGCGCGATCAAGGGCTGA
- a CDS encoding HAMP domain-containing sensor histidine kinase — protein MRWALVKVCVAVTTMVVVAFAVPLGLVIKEMARDRAFSNAEREAAAVAPALSITTDRDQLERVVASAGSDDGMAVHIPASDGAKAVDIGRQRAAAKDIATTRGLGRASTTEVPGGSTLLQPTALSSGEIAVVEVYVPESEVSNGVGTAWAVLAAVGVALIVGSVAVADRLGVRMVQPAQRLVEGAHELGEGKLGARVPEEGPTELRLAAVAFNSMADQVVQLLANERELAADLSHRLRTPLTVLRLNTASLGDGPAAEQTRAAVAQLEREVDTIIRTAREAKPQTIALGVGAGCDASEVVRERMDFWSALAEDEGRKVRVAGVDRPVRIPVARADLVAALDALLGNVFRHTPEGTAFAVDVHNGDDAVIVLVSDAGPGIVDPETAMARGRGSGSDGSTGLGLDIVRRLAESTGGDVRLGSSVLGGTEVRIWIQLDGRAPVRRGHRGSVRRRRHSVGAS, from the coding sequence GTGAGGTGGGCACTGGTCAAGGTGTGCGTGGCGGTGACCACGATGGTCGTGGTGGCCTTCGCGGTGCCGCTCGGACTCGTCATCAAGGAGATGGCCCGGGACCGCGCGTTCTCGAACGCCGAACGGGAGGCCGCGGCCGTCGCGCCCGCGCTCTCCATCACCACCGACCGGGACCAGCTGGAGCGGGTCGTCGCCTCCGCCGGTTCCGACGACGGCATGGCCGTGCACATACCGGCGAGCGACGGCGCCAAGGCGGTCGACATCGGCCGGCAGCGCGCCGCCGCCAAGGACATCGCGACCACCCGCGGACTGGGCCGGGCCTCCACCACCGAGGTCCCCGGCGGCTCCACCCTGCTCCAGCCCACCGCGCTGAGCTCCGGCGAGATCGCGGTCGTCGAGGTGTACGTCCCCGAGTCCGAGGTCAGCAACGGCGTGGGGACGGCCTGGGCGGTGCTCGCCGCGGTCGGCGTCGCGCTCATCGTCGGCTCGGTCGCGGTCGCCGACCGGCTGGGCGTACGCATGGTCCAGCCTGCCCAGCGGCTGGTCGAGGGCGCGCACGAACTGGGGGAGGGCAAGCTCGGAGCACGGGTCCCCGAGGAAGGACCAACCGAACTGCGGCTGGCGGCCGTCGCGTTCAACTCGATGGCCGACCAGGTCGTCCAACTCCTGGCGAACGAGCGGGAGCTGGCGGCGGATCTCTCGCACCGCCTGCGCACCCCGCTGACCGTACTGCGGCTGAACACGGCCTCGCTCGGCGACGGACCGGCCGCCGAACAGACCCGGGCGGCCGTGGCACAACTGGAGCGGGAGGTCGACACGATCATCCGGACGGCGCGGGAGGCCAAGCCGCAGACGATCGCACTGGGCGTCGGGGCCGGGTGCGACGCGTCCGAGGTGGTCCGCGAGCGGATGGACTTCTGGTCGGCGCTCGCCGAGGACGAGGGCCGCAAGGTGCGGGTCGCGGGCGTGGACCGTCCGGTCCGCATACCGGTCGCGCGGGCCGACCTGGTGGCCGCGCTCGACGCGCTCCTCGGCAACGTCTTCCGGCACACCCCCGAGGGCACGGCCTTCGCGGTCGACGTGCACAACGGCGACGACGCGGTGATCGTGCTGGTGTCGGACGCGGGACCGGGGATCGTGGACCCGGAGACGGCGATGGCGCGCGGACGGGGCTCGGGCAGCGACGGCTCGACCGGACTCGGGCTGGACATCGTGCGGCGGCTCGCGGAGTCGACGGGCGGGGACGTTCGGCTGGGTTCGTCGGTGCTGGGAGGCACCGAGGTGCGGATATGGATCCAGCTGGACGGGCGGGCGCCGGTGCGGCGCGGGCACCGGGGATCCGTACGGCGACGCAGGCACAGCGTCGGCGCGAGCTGA
- a CDS encoding GNAT family N-acetyltransferase — protein MPLHTETLRTARLDLLPLRVEHAEEMAAVLADPELHTFTGGEPDTPESLRSRYERLVAGSPDPAVLWCNWVLRLREAAEDGGYGDDGGRLVGTVQATVGADTAEVAWVVGTRRQGRGFAGEAARALVARLGEEPGVRTVVAHVHPDHRASAAVAAAAGLTPTGILHEGEVRWQRAVRP, from the coding sequence GTGCCCCTCCACACCGAAACCCTCCGCACCGCCCGCCTCGACCTGCTCCCCCTGCGCGTCGAACACGCCGAGGAGATGGCCGCGGTACTGGCCGACCCGGAGCTGCACACGTTCACCGGTGGCGAGCCCGACACCCCCGAGTCCCTGCGTTCACGCTATGAGCGTCTGGTCGCGGGCTCCCCCGATCCCGCCGTCCTCTGGTGCAACTGGGTGCTGCGGCTGCGCGAGGCCGCGGAGGACGGGGGCTACGGAGACGACGGAGGCCGCCTGGTGGGGACCGTTCAGGCGACGGTCGGCGCGGACACCGCGGAGGTCGCCTGGGTGGTAGGCACCCGCCGGCAGGGGCGCGGGTTCGCCGGGGAGGCGGCGCGGGCGCTGGTCGCCCGGCTCGGCGAGGAGCCGGGCGTCCGAACGGTCGTCGCCCATGTCCACCCGGACCACCGGGCGTCCGCGGCCGTCGCCGCGGCGGCCGGGCTGACCCCCACCGGCATCCTCCACGAGGGCGAAGTCCGCTGGCAGCGAGCGGTACGGCCCTGA